A genomic stretch from Anomalospiza imberbis isolate Cuckoo-Finch-1a 21T00152 chromosome 9, ASM3175350v1, whole genome shotgun sequence includes:
- the EDEM3 gene encoding ER degradation-enhancing alpha-mannosidase-like protein 3 isoform X1 → MAVSGAPGCRAGERGPRWRRPWKLLALGLLSASSVLAAAPGAGAMSREEKRRLGNQVLEMFDHAYSNYMEHAYPADELMPLTCRGRVRGQEPSRGDVDDALGKFSLTLIDTLDTLVVLNKTKEFEEAVKKVIKDVNLDNDIVVSVFETNIRVLGGLLGGHSVAIMLKEKGEYMQWYNGELLHMAKELGYKLLPAFNTTSGLPYPRVNLKFGVRHPEARTGTETDTCTACAGTLILEFAALSRFTGTSIFEEYARKALDFIWEKRQRSSNLVGVTINIHTGDWVRKDSGVGAGIDSYYEYLLKAYVLLGDDSFLERFNTHYDAIMRYISQPPLLLDVHIHKPMLNARTWMDSLLAFFPGLQVLKGDIRPAIETHEMLYQVIKKHNFLPEAFTTDFRVHWAQHPLRPEFAESTYFLYKATGDPYYLEVGKTLIENLNKYARVPCGFAAMKDVRTGSHEDRMDSFFLAEMFKYLYLLFADKEDMIFDIEDYIFTTEAHLLPLWLSTTNQTISKKNSSTEYTELDDSNFDWTCPNTQILFPNDPMFAQSIREPLKNVVDKSCPRGISRTEESLGSGPKPPLRARDFMASNPEHLEILKKMGVSLIHLKDGRVQLVQHAVQAASSLDAEDGLRFMQEMIELSSQQQKEQQLPPRAVQIVSHPFFGRVVLTAGPAQFGMDLSKHKAGTRGFVATIKPYNGCSEITNPEAVKEKIALMQRGQCMFAEKARNIQKAGAIGGIVIDDNEGSSSDTAPLFQMAGDGKNTDDITIPMLFLFNKEGNIILDAIREYEAVEVLLSDKAKDRATIFKGKMIPNYIIDSNLEMENMDQKSSENDSHKPNSEEAPSESQDAGAVSEEPEGGGESSAVGDPDPLSPASAASASVSMADQDPHASGPAEAGAPEPACTPGDSQPQEQNTQTEASSKAHWDSKVQPMESILADWNEDIEAFEMMEKDEL, encoded by the exons ATGGCCGTCAGCGGAGCTCCGGGCTGCCGCGCCGGGGAGCGGGGGCCCCGCTGGAGGAGGCCCTGGAAGCTCCTGGCCCTTGGCCTGCTCTCCGCCTCCTCCGTGCTGGCGGCCGCCCCGGGCGCCGGGGCCATGAGCCGGGAGGAGAAGCGCCGGCTGGG aaaTCAAGTGCTTGAAATGTTTGATCATGCATATAGCAATTATATG GAGCATGCGTATCCAGCTGATGAACTCATGCCTTTAACTTGTCGTGGACGAGTGCGGGGTCAGGAGCCAAGTCGAGGGGATGTGGATGATGCCTTGGGAAA GTTTTCACTGACCTTAATTGATACCTTGGACACTCTTGTG GtgttaaataaaaccaaagagtTTGAAGAGGCtgtaaaaaaagtaataaaggATGTTAATTTAGATAATGACATAGTTGTGTCTGTCTTTGAAACCAACATAAGAGTCCTTGG AGGTCTCCTAGGCGGGCACTCAGTGGCAATTATGCTGAAAGAAAAAGGTGAATATATGCAGTGGTACAATGGTGAACTCCTGCACATGGCAAAGGAACTGGGCTACAAGCTTTTACCTGCTTTTAACACCACTAGTGGTCTCCCTTATCCAAGA GTTAACTTAAAATTTGGTGTAAGACATCCAGAGGCACGAACAGGAACAGAAACTGATACCTGTACAGCTTGTGCTGGTACCTTGATCCTTGAGTTTGCAGCTTTAAGCAGATTCACAGGAACATCTATCTTTGAG GAATATGCCCGGAAGGCGCTGGATTTTATCTGGGAGAAGAGGCAGCGCAGCAGCAACTTAGTGGGGGTCACCATTAACATCCACACTGGAGACTGGGTCCGCAAAG ATAGTGGAGTTGGAGCAGGAATAGATTCATACTATGAATATTTATTAAAAGCCTATGTCTTGCTGGGAGATGACAGTTTCCTGGAAAGATTTAACACG CACTATGATGCCATAATGAGATACATCAGCCAGCCACCTCTTCTCCTTGATGTTCACATTCATAAACCAATGCTAAATGCTCGGACCTGGATGGAttctctgcttgctttcttcccTGGATTGCAG GTGTTGAAGGGTGATATTAGACCTGCTATTGAAACACATGAGATGCTGTATCAGGTTATAAAAAAGCATAACTTTCTTCCAGAG GCATTCACAACAGACTTCAGAGTTCACTGGGCTCAGCATCCTCTGAGGCCTGAATTTGCTGAAAGCACCTACTTCTTGTATAAG GCTACAGGAGACCCTTACTACCTAGAAGTAGGAAAAACCCTCATTGAAAACTTGAACAAGTATGCCAGAGTTCCCTGTGGGTTTGCTGCAATGAAGGATGTTCGGACAGGAAGTCATGAAGACAG GATGGACTCTTTCTTCCTGGCCGAGATGTTTAAATATCTGTACCTGCTGTTTGCTGATAAGGAGGACATGATTTTTGACATTGAAGATTATATCTTCACTACAGAAGCTCATCTGTTGCCACTCTGGCTCTCCACTACAAACCAAACCATCtctaaaaaaaattca AGCACAGAGTACACCGAGTTGGACGACAGCAACTTTGACTGGACCTGTCCCAACACCCAGATCCTCTTCCCAAATGACCCCATGTTTGCCCAAAGCATCCGGGAGCCTCTGAAGAATGTGGTGGATAAGAGCTGTCCCCGGGGCATTTCCAGAAC AGAAGAGAGTTTGGGAAGTGGACCAAAACCACCACTGAGAGCCAGAGATTTCATGGCCAGTAATCCTGAGCACTTGGAGATCCTGAAGAAGATGGGAGTCAGTTTGATCCATCTGAAAGATGGACGAGTACAACTAGTGCAGCACGCAGTGCAA GCAGCAAGTTCCCTGGATGCTGAGGATGGCTTGCGGTTCATGCAGGAAATGATTGAACtctccagccagcagcagaaggagcagcagctccctcctcGTGCTGTCCAGATTGTTTCCCATCCCTTCTTTGGCAGGGTAGTCTTGACTGCTGGGCCAGCACAGTTTGGGATGGACTTGTCCAAACACAAAGCAGGG ACAAGAGGATTCGTTGCAACCATTAAGCCATATAATGGATGCTCAGAGATCACTAATCCTGAGgcagtgaaagagaaaattgCTTTGATGCAAAGAGGCCAGTGCATGTTTGCTGAAAAGGCACGAAACATTCAGAAAGCGGGAGCAATAGGAGGCATTGTCATTG ATGACAAcgagggcagcagcagtgacacagcccctCTCTTCCAAATGGCTGGGGATGGCAAGAACACAGATGACATCACCATTCCCATGCTCTTCCTCTTCAACAAGGAAGGGAACATCATCCTGGATGCCATTCGGGAGTATGAGGCTGTGGAGGTGCTTCTTTCTGATAAAGCAAAAGACAGAG CAACAATCTTTAAAGGTAAAATGATTCCAAACTACATTATTGATAGCA ACTTGGAAATGGAGAATATGGACCAGAAATCATCTGAAAATGATTCACACAAACCAAATTCAGAGGAAGCTCCTTCAGAATCTCAGGATGCTGGAGCAGTCAGTGAGGAGCCcgaaggaggaggagagagctCTGCTGTTGGTGACCCTGACCCTTTGTCTCCTGCCAGTGCAGCCAGTGCCAGTGTTTCCATGGCAGATCAGGATCCCCACGCCTCTGGACCTGCAGAGGCCGGTGCTCCGGAGCCAGCATGTACACCAGGGGACAGCCAGCCTCAGGAACAAAACACCCAGACAGAGGCCAGTTCCAAAGCTCACTGGGATAGTAAAGTGCAGCCTATGGAATCCATATTAGCAGACTGGAATGAAGATATAGAAGCATTTGAAATGATGGAAAAGGATGAGCTATGA
- the EDEM3 gene encoding ER degradation-enhancing alpha-mannosidase-like protein 3 isoform X2 — MAVSGAPGCRAGERGPRWRRPWKLLALGLLSASSVLAAAPGAGAMSREEKRRLGNQVLEMFDHAYSNYMEHAYPADELMPLTCRGRVRGQEPSRGDVDDALGKFSLTLIDTLDTLVVLNKTKEFEEAVKKVIKDVNLDNDIVVSVFETNIRVLGGLLGGHSVAIMLKEKGEYMQWYNGELLHMAKELGYKLLPAFNTTSGLPYPRVNLKFGVRHPEARTGTETDTCTACAGTLILEFAALSRFTGTSIFEEYARKALDFIWEKRQRSSNLVGVTINIHTGDWVRKDSGVGAGIDSYYEYLLKAYVLLGDDSFLERFNTHYDAIMRYISQPPLLLDVHIHKPMLNARTWMDSLLAFFPGLQVLKGDIRPAIETHEMLYQVIKKHNFLPEAFTTDFRVHWAQHPLRPEFAESTYFLYKATGDPYYLEVGKTLIENLNKYARVPCGFAAMKDVRTGSHEDRMDSFFLAEMFKYLYLLFADKEDMIFDIEDYIFTTEAHLLPLWLSTTNQTISKKNSSTEYTELDDSNFDWTCPNTQILFPNDPMFAQSIREPLKNVVDKSCPRGISRTEESLGSGPKPPLRARDFMASNPEHLEILKKMGVSLIHLKDGRVQLVQHAVQAASSLDAEDGLRFMQEMIELSSQQQKEQQLPPRAVQIVSHPFFGRVVLTAGPAQFGMDLSKHKAGTRGFVATIKPYNGCSEITNPEAVKEKIALMQRGQCMFAEKARNIQKAGAIGGIVIDDNEGSSSDTAPLFQMAGDGKNTDDITIPMLFLFNKEGNIILDAIREYEAVEVLLSDKAKDRDLEMENMDQKSSENDSHKPNSEEAPSESQDAGAVSEEPEGGGESSAVGDPDPLSPASAASASVSMADQDPHASGPAEAGAPEPACTPGDSQPQEQNTQTEASSKAHWDSKVQPMESILADWNEDIEAFEMMEKDEL, encoded by the exons ATGGCCGTCAGCGGAGCTCCGGGCTGCCGCGCCGGGGAGCGGGGGCCCCGCTGGAGGAGGCCCTGGAAGCTCCTGGCCCTTGGCCTGCTCTCCGCCTCCTCCGTGCTGGCGGCCGCCCCGGGCGCCGGGGCCATGAGCCGGGAGGAGAAGCGCCGGCTGGG aaaTCAAGTGCTTGAAATGTTTGATCATGCATATAGCAATTATATG GAGCATGCGTATCCAGCTGATGAACTCATGCCTTTAACTTGTCGTGGACGAGTGCGGGGTCAGGAGCCAAGTCGAGGGGATGTGGATGATGCCTTGGGAAA GTTTTCACTGACCTTAATTGATACCTTGGACACTCTTGTG GtgttaaataaaaccaaagagtTTGAAGAGGCtgtaaaaaaagtaataaaggATGTTAATTTAGATAATGACATAGTTGTGTCTGTCTTTGAAACCAACATAAGAGTCCTTGG AGGTCTCCTAGGCGGGCACTCAGTGGCAATTATGCTGAAAGAAAAAGGTGAATATATGCAGTGGTACAATGGTGAACTCCTGCACATGGCAAAGGAACTGGGCTACAAGCTTTTACCTGCTTTTAACACCACTAGTGGTCTCCCTTATCCAAGA GTTAACTTAAAATTTGGTGTAAGACATCCAGAGGCACGAACAGGAACAGAAACTGATACCTGTACAGCTTGTGCTGGTACCTTGATCCTTGAGTTTGCAGCTTTAAGCAGATTCACAGGAACATCTATCTTTGAG GAATATGCCCGGAAGGCGCTGGATTTTATCTGGGAGAAGAGGCAGCGCAGCAGCAACTTAGTGGGGGTCACCATTAACATCCACACTGGAGACTGGGTCCGCAAAG ATAGTGGAGTTGGAGCAGGAATAGATTCATACTATGAATATTTATTAAAAGCCTATGTCTTGCTGGGAGATGACAGTTTCCTGGAAAGATTTAACACG CACTATGATGCCATAATGAGATACATCAGCCAGCCACCTCTTCTCCTTGATGTTCACATTCATAAACCAATGCTAAATGCTCGGACCTGGATGGAttctctgcttgctttcttcccTGGATTGCAG GTGTTGAAGGGTGATATTAGACCTGCTATTGAAACACATGAGATGCTGTATCAGGTTATAAAAAAGCATAACTTTCTTCCAGAG GCATTCACAACAGACTTCAGAGTTCACTGGGCTCAGCATCCTCTGAGGCCTGAATTTGCTGAAAGCACCTACTTCTTGTATAAG GCTACAGGAGACCCTTACTACCTAGAAGTAGGAAAAACCCTCATTGAAAACTTGAACAAGTATGCCAGAGTTCCCTGTGGGTTTGCTGCAATGAAGGATGTTCGGACAGGAAGTCATGAAGACAG GATGGACTCTTTCTTCCTGGCCGAGATGTTTAAATATCTGTACCTGCTGTTTGCTGATAAGGAGGACATGATTTTTGACATTGAAGATTATATCTTCACTACAGAAGCTCATCTGTTGCCACTCTGGCTCTCCACTACAAACCAAACCATCtctaaaaaaaattca AGCACAGAGTACACCGAGTTGGACGACAGCAACTTTGACTGGACCTGTCCCAACACCCAGATCCTCTTCCCAAATGACCCCATGTTTGCCCAAAGCATCCGGGAGCCTCTGAAGAATGTGGTGGATAAGAGCTGTCCCCGGGGCATTTCCAGAAC AGAAGAGAGTTTGGGAAGTGGACCAAAACCACCACTGAGAGCCAGAGATTTCATGGCCAGTAATCCTGAGCACTTGGAGATCCTGAAGAAGATGGGAGTCAGTTTGATCCATCTGAAAGATGGACGAGTACAACTAGTGCAGCACGCAGTGCAA GCAGCAAGTTCCCTGGATGCTGAGGATGGCTTGCGGTTCATGCAGGAAATGATTGAACtctccagccagcagcagaaggagcagcagctccctcctcGTGCTGTCCAGATTGTTTCCCATCCCTTCTTTGGCAGGGTAGTCTTGACTGCTGGGCCAGCACAGTTTGGGATGGACTTGTCCAAACACAAAGCAGGG ACAAGAGGATTCGTTGCAACCATTAAGCCATATAATGGATGCTCAGAGATCACTAATCCTGAGgcagtgaaagagaaaattgCTTTGATGCAAAGAGGCCAGTGCATGTTTGCTGAAAAGGCACGAAACATTCAGAAAGCGGGAGCAATAGGAGGCATTGTCATTG ATGACAAcgagggcagcagcagtgacacagcccctCTCTTCCAAATGGCTGGGGATGGCAAGAACACAGATGACATCACCATTCCCATGCTCTTCCTCTTCAACAAGGAAGGGAACATCATCCTGGATGCCATTCGGGAGTATGAGGCTGTGGAGGTGCTTCTTTCTGATAAAGCAAAAGACAGAG ACTTGGAAATGGAGAATATGGACCAGAAATCATCTGAAAATGATTCACACAAACCAAATTCAGAGGAAGCTCCTTCAGAATCTCAGGATGCTGGAGCAGTCAGTGAGGAGCCcgaaggaggaggagagagctCTGCTGTTGGTGACCCTGACCCTTTGTCTCCTGCCAGTGCAGCCAGTGCCAGTGTTTCCATGGCAGATCAGGATCCCCACGCCTCTGGACCTGCAGAGGCCGGTGCTCCGGAGCCAGCATGTACACCAGGGGACAGCCAGCCTCAGGAACAAAACACCCAGACAGAGGCCAGTTCCAAAGCTCACTGGGATAGTAAAGTGCAGCCTATGGAATCCATATTAGCAGACTGGAATGAAGATATAGAAGCATTTGAAATGATGGAAAAGGATGAGCTATGA
- the EDEM3 gene encoding ER degradation-enhancing alpha-mannosidase-like protein 3 isoform X3: MHIAIIWFSLTLIDTLDTLVVLNKTKEFEEAVKKVIKDVNLDNDIVVSVFETNIRVLGGLLGGHSVAIMLKEKGEYMQWYNGELLHMAKELGYKLLPAFNTTSGLPYPRVNLKFGVRHPEARTGTETDTCTACAGTLILEFAALSRFTGTSIFEEYARKALDFIWEKRQRSSNLVGVTINIHTGDWVRKDSGVGAGIDSYYEYLLKAYVLLGDDSFLERFNTHYDAIMRYISQPPLLLDVHIHKPMLNARTWMDSLLAFFPGLQVLKGDIRPAIETHEMLYQVIKKHNFLPEAFTTDFRVHWAQHPLRPEFAESTYFLYKATGDPYYLEVGKTLIENLNKYARVPCGFAAMKDVRTGSHEDRMDSFFLAEMFKYLYLLFADKEDMIFDIEDYIFTTEAHLLPLWLSTTNQTISKKNSSTEYTELDDSNFDWTCPNTQILFPNDPMFAQSIREPLKNVVDKSCPRGISRTEESLGSGPKPPLRARDFMASNPEHLEILKKMGVSLIHLKDGRVQLVQHAVQAASSLDAEDGLRFMQEMIELSSQQQKEQQLPPRAVQIVSHPFFGRVVLTAGPAQFGMDLSKHKAGTRGFVATIKPYNGCSEITNPEAVKEKIALMQRGQCMFAEKARNIQKAGAIGGIVIDDNEGSSSDTAPLFQMAGDGKNTDDITIPMLFLFNKEGNIILDAIREYEAVEVLLSDKAKDRATIFKGKMIPNYIIDSNLEMENMDQKSSENDSHKPNSEEAPSESQDAGAVSEEPEGGGESSAVGDPDPLSPASAASASVSMADQDPHASGPAEAGAPEPACTPGDSQPQEQNTQTEASSKAHWDSKVQPMESILADWNEDIEAFEMMEKDEL; the protein is encoded by the exons ATGCATATAGCAATTATATG GTTTTCACTGACCTTAATTGATACCTTGGACACTCTTGTG GtgttaaataaaaccaaagagtTTGAAGAGGCtgtaaaaaaagtaataaaggATGTTAATTTAGATAATGACATAGTTGTGTCTGTCTTTGAAACCAACATAAGAGTCCTTGG AGGTCTCCTAGGCGGGCACTCAGTGGCAATTATGCTGAAAGAAAAAGGTGAATATATGCAGTGGTACAATGGTGAACTCCTGCACATGGCAAAGGAACTGGGCTACAAGCTTTTACCTGCTTTTAACACCACTAGTGGTCTCCCTTATCCAAGA GTTAACTTAAAATTTGGTGTAAGACATCCAGAGGCACGAACAGGAACAGAAACTGATACCTGTACAGCTTGTGCTGGTACCTTGATCCTTGAGTTTGCAGCTTTAAGCAGATTCACAGGAACATCTATCTTTGAG GAATATGCCCGGAAGGCGCTGGATTTTATCTGGGAGAAGAGGCAGCGCAGCAGCAACTTAGTGGGGGTCACCATTAACATCCACACTGGAGACTGGGTCCGCAAAG ATAGTGGAGTTGGAGCAGGAATAGATTCATACTATGAATATTTATTAAAAGCCTATGTCTTGCTGGGAGATGACAGTTTCCTGGAAAGATTTAACACG CACTATGATGCCATAATGAGATACATCAGCCAGCCACCTCTTCTCCTTGATGTTCACATTCATAAACCAATGCTAAATGCTCGGACCTGGATGGAttctctgcttgctttcttcccTGGATTGCAG GTGTTGAAGGGTGATATTAGACCTGCTATTGAAACACATGAGATGCTGTATCAGGTTATAAAAAAGCATAACTTTCTTCCAGAG GCATTCACAACAGACTTCAGAGTTCACTGGGCTCAGCATCCTCTGAGGCCTGAATTTGCTGAAAGCACCTACTTCTTGTATAAG GCTACAGGAGACCCTTACTACCTAGAAGTAGGAAAAACCCTCATTGAAAACTTGAACAAGTATGCCAGAGTTCCCTGTGGGTTTGCTGCAATGAAGGATGTTCGGACAGGAAGTCATGAAGACAG GATGGACTCTTTCTTCCTGGCCGAGATGTTTAAATATCTGTACCTGCTGTTTGCTGATAAGGAGGACATGATTTTTGACATTGAAGATTATATCTTCACTACAGAAGCTCATCTGTTGCCACTCTGGCTCTCCACTACAAACCAAACCATCtctaaaaaaaattca AGCACAGAGTACACCGAGTTGGACGACAGCAACTTTGACTGGACCTGTCCCAACACCCAGATCCTCTTCCCAAATGACCCCATGTTTGCCCAAAGCATCCGGGAGCCTCTGAAGAATGTGGTGGATAAGAGCTGTCCCCGGGGCATTTCCAGAAC AGAAGAGAGTTTGGGAAGTGGACCAAAACCACCACTGAGAGCCAGAGATTTCATGGCCAGTAATCCTGAGCACTTGGAGATCCTGAAGAAGATGGGAGTCAGTTTGATCCATCTGAAAGATGGACGAGTACAACTAGTGCAGCACGCAGTGCAA GCAGCAAGTTCCCTGGATGCTGAGGATGGCTTGCGGTTCATGCAGGAAATGATTGAACtctccagccagcagcagaaggagcagcagctccctcctcGTGCTGTCCAGATTGTTTCCCATCCCTTCTTTGGCAGGGTAGTCTTGACTGCTGGGCCAGCACAGTTTGGGATGGACTTGTCCAAACACAAAGCAGGG ACAAGAGGATTCGTTGCAACCATTAAGCCATATAATGGATGCTCAGAGATCACTAATCCTGAGgcagtgaaagagaaaattgCTTTGATGCAAAGAGGCCAGTGCATGTTTGCTGAAAAGGCACGAAACATTCAGAAAGCGGGAGCAATAGGAGGCATTGTCATTG ATGACAAcgagggcagcagcagtgacacagcccctCTCTTCCAAATGGCTGGGGATGGCAAGAACACAGATGACATCACCATTCCCATGCTCTTCCTCTTCAACAAGGAAGGGAACATCATCCTGGATGCCATTCGGGAGTATGAGGCTGTGGAGGTGCTTCTTTCTGATAAAGCAAAAGACAGAG CAACAATCTTTAAAGGTAAAATGATTCCAAACTACATTATTGATAGCA ACTTGGAAATGGAGAATATGGACCAGAAATCATCTGAAAATGATTCACACAAACCAAATTCAGAGGAAGCTCCTTCAGAATCTCAGGATGCTGGAGCAGTCAGTGAGGAGCCcgaaggaggaggagagagctCTGCTGTTGGTGACCCTGACCCTTTGTCTCCTGCCAGTGCAGCCAGTGCCAGTGTTTCCATGGCAGATCAGGATCCCCACGCCTCTGGACCTGCAGAGGCCGGTGCTCCGGAGCCAGCATGTACACCAGGGGACAGCCAGCCTCAGGAACAAAACACCCAGACAGAGGCCAGTTCCAAAGCTCACTGGGATAGTAAAGTGCAGCCTATGGAATCCATATTAGCAGACTGGAATGAAGATATAGAAGCATTTGAAATGATGGAAAAGGATGAGCTATGA